A section of the Eriocheir sinensis breed Jianghai 21 chromosome 40, ASM2467909v1, whole genome shotgun sequence genome encodes:
- the LOC127009412 gene encoding histone H2A-like: protein MSGRGKGGNVKCKSKSRSSSAGLQFHVGRIHSLLRKGNYAERVGAGAPVYLAAVMEYLAAEVLELAGNAARDNTTTRISPRHLQLAIRNDEELNKLLSGVTIAQGGVLPNIQAVLLPKKTEKK, encoded by the coding sequence atgtctggacgcggcaagggaggaaatgtgaagtgtaagtcaaagtcccgctccagcagtgccggcctgcagttccacgtgggcaggatccacagtctcctgaggaagggcaactacgccgagcgcgtgggcgccggcgcccccgtgtacctggcggccgtcatggagtacctggccgccgaggtgctcgagctggccggcaacgcggcccgcgacaacacgACGACCCGCATCagcccccgccacctgcagctggccatccgcaacgacgaggagctgaacaagctcctctccggcgtcaccattgcccagggaggtgtgctgcctaacatccaggcggtgctcctgcccaagaagaccgagaagaagtaa
- the LOC127009410 gene encoding histone H2A-like has translation MAFWALPAFLAAFPDALGGMSASSFPDGERMLPGRPRIPPLWRRRSLGIAGTRGGTRSHWQARPAVPALRSCAALYRAKKPRAAGIRSPSPQQKRKSTPPPLTVDMSGRGKGGKVKGKSKSRSSRAGLQFPVGRIHRLLRKGNYAERVGAGAPVYLAAVMEYLAAEVLELAGNAARDNKKTRIIPRHLQLAIRNDEELNKLLSGVTIAQGGVLPNIQAVLLPKKTEKK, from the coding sequence atggccttctgggccttgccagccttcttggcggcctttcctgatgctttggggggcatgtctgcttcttcgttcccagacggcgagcgaatgttgccgggccgcccccggattccccctttatggcggcgccgctccctcgggatcgcggggacgcgtggcggcacgcgctcccattggcaggctcgcccggccgtccccgccctccgatcctgcgctgcactatatagggcgaaaaagccgcgagcggcaggtattcgctctccgagcccacagcagaagcgcaagtccacgcccccaccactcactgtcgacatgtctggacgcggcaagggaggaaaggtgaaggggaagtcaaagtcccgctccagccgtgccggcctgcagttccccgtgggcaggatccaccgtctcctgaggaagggcaactacgccgagcgcgtgggcgccggcgcccccgtgtacctggcggccgtcatggagtacctggccgccgaggtgctcgagctggccggcaacgcggcccgcgacaacaagaagacccgcatcatcccccgccacctgcagctggccatccgcaacgacgaggagctgaacaagctcctctccggcgtcaccattgcccagggaggtgtgctgcctaacatccaggcggtgctcctgcccaagaagaccgagaagaagtaa
- the LOC127009446 gene encoding histone H2A-like, with the protein MAFWALPAFLAAFPDALGGMSASSFPDGERMLPGRPRIPPLWRRRSLGIAGTRGGTRSHWQARPAVPALRSCAALYRAKKPRAAGIRSPSPQQKRKSTPTPLTVDMSVRGKGGKVKGKSKSRSSRAGLQFPVGRIHRLLRKGNYAERVGACAPVYLAAVMEYLAAEVLELAGNAARDNKKTRIIPRHLQLAIRNDEELNKLLSGVTIAQGGVLPNIQAVLLPKKTEKK; encoded by the coding sequence atggccttctgggccttgccagccttcttggcggcctttcctgatgctttggggggcatgtctgcttcttcgttcccagacggcgagcgaatgttgccgggccgcccccggattccccctttatggcggcgccgctccctcgggatcgcggggacgcgtggcggcacgcgctcccattggcaggctcgcccggccgtccccgccctccgatcctgcgctgcactatatagggcgaaaaagccgcgagcggcaggtattcgctctccgagcccacagcagaagcgcaagtccacgcccacaccactcactgtcgacatgtctgtacgcggcaagggaggaaaggtgaaggggaagtcaaagtcccgctccagccgtgccggcctgcagttccccgtgggcaggatccaccgtctcctgaggaagggcaactacgccgagcgcgtgggcgcctgcgcccccgtgtacctggcggccgtcatggagtacctggccgccgaggtgctcgagctggccggcaacgcggcccgcgacaacaagaagacccgcatcatcccccgccacctgcagctggccatccgcaacgacgaggagctgaacaagctcctctccggcgtcaccattgcccagggaggtgtgctgcctaacatccaggcggtgctcctgcccaagaagaccgagaagaagtaa